One stretch of Punica granatum isolate Tunisia-2019 chromosome 5, ASM765513v2, whole genome shotgun sequence DNA includes these proteins:
- the LOC116208889 gene encoding protein YIPF5 homolog isoform X1, producing the protein MTKEFNVPPVVFPASGNPPVGNLQQRRVPTAPFQPPRSSGSSIPFMSFVIGAATTTSSNIYGGPIGGGGGPSGSASFEDEEPLLDELGIHPDQIWKKTKAILNPLRVNPAVHKDSDLSGPIILYLSLCLFQLLAGKIQFGVILGWIVVSSIFLYVVFNMLAGRNGKLDLHTCTSVVGYCLLPVVILSAASLFLPQGSSGRFIIAGIFVLWATRACTGLMVALADGEEEHRGLIAYACFLIYTLFSLLVIF; encoded by the coding sequence ATGACGAAGGAATTCAATGTACCGCCGGTGGTGTTCCCCGCCAGCGGCAACCCCCCGGTCGGCAACCTCCAGCAGCGGCGGGTCCCCACGGCGCCATTCCAGCCCCCTCGCTCCAGCGGCTCCAGCATCCCGTTCATGTCCTTCGTCATCGGCGctgccaccaccacctcctccAACATCTACGGCGGTCCGatcggcggcggcggcggcccCTCCGGCTCGGCTAGCTTCGAGGACGAAGAGCCGTTACTCGACGAGCTCGGGATCCATCCGGATCAAATCTGGAAGAAGACCAAGGCGATTCTCAACCCCCTCCGCGTCAACCCCGCCGTCCACAAGGATTCAGATCTTTCCGGGCCGATCATCCTCTACCTCTCCCTCTGCCTCTTCCAACTCCTCGCCGGGAAAATCCAGTTCGGCGTCATCCTGGGCTGGATCGTGGTATCCTCGATCTTCCTCTACGTCGTGTTCAACATGCTCGCCGGGCGCAACGGCAAATTGGATCTCCATACGTGTACGAGCGTTGTCGGATACTGCCTGCTCCCGGTAGTGATCCTATCGGCCGCCTCCCTCTTCCTTCCTCAGGGCAGCTCCGGGCGTTTCATCATAGCTGGGATTTTCGTGCTGTGGGCGACTAGGGCTTGCACGGGCCTGATGGTGGCCCTCGCCGACGGAGAAGAGGAACACCGCGGCCTCATCGCGTATGCTTGCTTTTTGATTTACACTCTGTTCTCGCTGCTCGTTATATTCTAG
- the LOC116208775 gene encoding uncharacterized protein LOC116208775, with translation MALVVQTPSRFGNLVTEMEDEEDLFEIDLEAVNSIPPPKYYWGSYCANTTGTALLANCLLPAADISSAVPASASVTSVMNASGQPVSGRQGSLPVPEPVPLGKLLQLPYSSVLAYYSRK, from the coding sequence ATGGCATTGGTCGTTCAAACTCCTTCCCGCTTCGGGAATCTCGTCACGGAGAtggaggatgaggaggatCTCTTCGAGATCGACCTAGAGGCCGTCAACAGCATCCCCCCTCCTAAGTATTACTGGGGAAGTTACTGCGCCAACACTACTGGGACTGCGCTCCTCGCCAACTGCCTCTTGCCTGCTGCGGATATCTCCAGCGCTGTCCCAGCATCGGCATCAGTAACGTCAGTGATGAATGCCTCTGGACAGCCTGTGTCTGGGAGGCAGGGTTCTCTTCCAGTCCCGGAGCCCGTGCCCCTCGGGAAGCTTCTCCAACTACCATACTCGAGTGTTCTCGCGTACTACTCTAGGAAGTGA
- the LOC116209470 gene encoding CAAX prenyl protease 2, whose product MEVEGGGVSKPAAVIACTGMALFYVATLYAPTLIFRLPPPYSFKEFMIRRFVCAAVSSVVSVVVCALILPIRSWEASTLLSIYGIRRDHIWQAVMFPLALTSLMYAGSMTLNFLLWLDSWKEDSDSGGCFSFRCFSDALKAFIERIRSRASNVLFWRNLVVAPLTEELVFRACMISLLACGGFQKYSIIVMFPILFSLAHLNHFMEVYFQQNRNLLKASMIIGLQLSYTVVFGSYASFLLMRTGHLLSPWAAHVFCNYMGLPMLFSQRKGIVSLAFVAGAVGFLWFLFPLTRPDFYNARTNNCRCWQGHCSWN is encoded by the exons ATGGAAGTTGAAGGAGGCGGAGTTTCGAAACCGGCGGCGGTGATCGCCTGCACAGGTATGGCCCTCTTCTATGTGGCCACCCTCTACGCGCCAACTCTGATCTTCCGCCTCCCGCCTCCATACTCCTTCAAGGAATTCATGATCCGCCGCTTCGTGTGCGCCGCCGTATCCTCTGTTGTCTCAGTCGTCGTCTGCGCCCTTATACTGCCT ATACGAAGCTGGGAGGCTTCCACTCTATTAAGCATCTACGGCATCAGGAGAGACCACATA TGGCAAGCTGTGATGTTCCCTCTTGCCTTGACTTCCTTAATGTACGCTGGTTCAATGACCCTGAATTTCTTGTTATGGTTGGATTCGTGGAAAGAGGACAGCGATTCTGGTGGATGTTTCTCATTTCGTTGTTTCAGTGATGCCCTGAAAGCTTTCATTGAGCGGATACGTTCTCGTGCCTCCAATGTTTTATTTTGGCGGAACTTAGTAGTG GCACCACTGACAGAGGAGTTGGTTTTCAGGGCATGCATGATTTCTTTGCTTGCATGCGGAGGATTCCAAAAGTATAGCATCATAGTTATGTTTCCTATTCTCTTCAGCTTAG CACATTTGAACCATTTTATGGAGGTTTATTTCCAGCAAAACCGAAACTTGTTGAAAGCTTCCATGATTATAG GTTTGCAGCTGAGCTACACTGTGGTTTTTGGTTCTTATGCATCTTTTCTACTCATGCGAACAG GACATCTTCTTTCTCCATGGGCTGCTCATGTATTTTGCAATTATATGGGACTGCCAATGCTGTTCTCGCAGAGGAAAG GTATTGTCTCGTTGGCCTTCGTAGCTGGAGCGGTTGGCTTTCTGTGGTTCCTTTTCCCGCTAACACGACCCGACTTTTATAATGCTAGAACTAACAATTGTAGATGTTGGCAAGGACACTGTTCCTGGAATTGA
- the LOC116208773 gene encoding uncharacterized protein LOC116208773, whose translation MAAAKVAAAAARPHTRRATESSSSILPPGIFKALLAVSLVGFLAWAYQAIQPPEPNIPGSQGGPPITAPRIKLRDGRHLAYKEHGAPRDTAKYKIIFVHGFDSCRHDAVIATGLSQSIIDELGVYIVSFDRPGYGESDPDPNRTPKSIALDIEELADQLGLGARFYLVGFSMGGQILWGCLKYIPHRLAGASLLAPVVNYWWPGLPSNLSTEAYYQQLPQDQWAVRVAHYLPWLANWWNTQKWFPGSSVVAHSPDVLSLPDKIIISKRPSRAEYEVQVRQQGEYESLYRDMTIGFGTWEFDPTALENPFPNNEGTVHVWHGDQDLLVPVTLQRFIAQRLPWIQYYELPETGHLFPHAEEMPDLIVKKLLLGETASST comes from the exons ATGGCGGCAGCGAAGGTCGCAGCCGCAGCCGCCCGTCCCCATACCCGAAGAGCCACGGAGAGTTCCTCTTCCATACTCCCTCCTG GAATTTTCAAGGCGTTGTTGGCGGTTTCATTGGTCGGGTTTCTTGCGTGGGCCTACCAAGCGATCCAACCACCTGAACCTAACATTCCGGGCTCCCAAGGCGGGCCCCCGATCACAGCGCCAAGGATAAAGCTCAGAGATGGAAGGCATTTAGCATACAAAGAGCATGGTGCCCCGAGGGACACTGCCaagtataaaattatattcgTTCATGGCTTCGATTCTTGCAGGCATGATGCAGTCATAGCCACTGGGCTATCTCAG AGTATTATCGATGAGCTGGGAGTGTACATTGTGTCTTTCGATCGGCCAGGTTACGGGGAGAGCGACCCTGACCCGAACCGAACACCAAAGAGCATTGCCTTAGACATTGAAGAGCTAGCCGATCAGTTGGGGCTGGGTGCGAGATTCTATCTGGTCGGCTTCTCCATGGGCGGGCAGATCCTGTGGGGTTGCCTCAAGTACATTCCTCACAG GCTTGCGGGAGCATCACTTCTAGCTCCGGTCGTGAATTATTGGTGGCCGGGTCTTCCTTCAAATTTGTCAACAGAAGCTTACTACCAACAGCTTCCACAGGATCAATGGGCAGTTCGGGTTGCTCACTATCTGCCTTGGCTTGCCAATTGGTGGAATACTCAGAAGTGGTTCCCTGGTTCTAGTGTCGTGGCTCATAGCCCCGATGTGCTATCGCTCCCCGACAAGATAATCATATCCAAGCGTCCTTCAAGAGCTGAATATGAG GTCCAAGTGAGACAGCAAGGAGAGTATGAATCACTCTACCGGGACATGACAATCGGGTTTGGCACGTGGGAATTCGACCCCACCGCATTAGAGAACccatttccaaacaacgaAGGCACGGTCCATGTATGGCATGGCGATCAAGACTTGCTCGTGCCAGTTACATTGCAAAGATTCATTGCCCAGCGTCTCCCATGGATCCAGTATTACGAGCTACCCGAGACTGGGCATCTATTCCCGCATGCCGAGGAGATGCCTGATCTCATCGTGAAAAAACTTCTGCTCGGCGAGACCGCCTCATCGACATAA
- the LOC116209471 gene encoding protein LITTLE ZIPPER 3-like, whose product MERMNSDLYLQNCYIMKENERLRKKAQLLNQENQALLSELKQKLSTANNNSSKSHPGITTGLADLNLGPGSNDDPSNSSNA is encoded by the coding sequence ATGGAGAGGATGAACTCGGACCTGTACCTGCAGAACTGCTACATAATGAAGGAGAACGAGAGGCTGAGGAAGAAGGCACAGCTGCTGAACCAAGAGAACCAAGCCCTCCTCTCCGAGCTGAAGCAGAAGCTCTCCACTGCCAATAACAACTCCAGCAAATCGCATCCCGGAATCACCACTGGTCTCGCCGACCTCAACCTCGGCCCCGGCTCAAACGACGACCCATCTAATTCTAGTAATGCCTGA
- the LOC116208774 gene encoding protein TERMINAL FLOWER 1: MSRVLEPLMVGRVIGDVLDSFTPSTKMTVTYNGRPVCNGHELYPSAVSTKPRVEIHGGDMRSFFTLVMTDPDAPGPSDPFQREHLHWIVTNIPGSTDASFGREAVNYEIPRPNIGIHRFVFVLFKQKRRQTVNPPPSRDHFNTRTFAAENDLDLPVAAVYFNAQRETAARRR; encoded by the exons ATGTCTAGGGTTTTGGAGCCTCTAATGGTAGGAAGAGTGATAGGGGATGTTCTTGATTCCTTCACACCGAGCACAAAAATGACCGTGACCTACAACGGAAGGCCAGTTTGCAACGGGCACGAACTCTATCCATCCGCTGTCTCCACGAAACCTAGGGTTGAGATTCATGGTGGTGACATGAGATCTTTCTTCACTCTG GTCATGACAGATCCAGATGCTCCTGGACCAAGTGATCCTTTCCAGAGGGAGCACCTGCACtg GATCGTGACAAACATTCCCGGTTCGACGGACGCCTCATTTG GGAGGGAAGCGGTGAACTATgagatccctaggccgaacaTCGGGATCCACCGCTTCGTGTTCGTCCTGTTCAAGCAGAAGAGAAGGCAGACTGTGAACCCACCTCCATCGAGAGATCATTTCAACACCCGAACCTTTGCTGCAGAAAACGATCTCGACCTACCTGTTGCTGCAGTCTATTTCAATGCCCAGAGAGAGACCGCTGCCCGGAGACGCTGA
- the LOC116208889 gene encoding protein YIPF5 homolog isoform X2, protein MTKEFNVPPVVFPASGNPPVGNLQQRRVPTAPFQPPRSSGSSIPFMSFVIGAATTTSSNIYGGPIGGGGGPSGSASFEDEEPLLDELGIHPDQIWKKTKAILNPLRVNPAVHKDSDLSGPIILYLSLCLFQLLAGKIQFGVILGWIVVSSIFLYVVFNMLAGRNGKLDLHTCTSVVGYCLLPVVILSAASLFLPQGSSGRFIIAGIFVLWATRACTGLMVALADGEEEHRGLIAFLFLLADFGCLEKY, encoded by the exons ATGACGAAGGAATTCAATGTACCGCCGGTGGTGTTCCCCGCCAGCGGCAACCCCCCGGTCGGCAACCTCCAGCAGCGGCGGGTCCCCACGGCGCCATTCCAGCCCCCTCGCTCCAGCGGCTCCAGCATCCCGTTCATGTCCTTCGTCATCGGCGctgccaccaccacctcctccAACATCTACGGCGGTCCGatcggcggcggcggcggcccCTCCGGCTCGGCTAGCTTCGAGGACGAAGAGCCGTTACTCGACGAGCTCGGGATCCATCCGGATCAAATCTGGAAGAAGACCAAGGCGATTCTCAACCCCCTCCGCGTCAACCCCGCCGTCCACAAGGATTCAGATCTTTCCGGGCCGATCATCCTCTACCTCTCCCTCTGCCTCTTCCAACTCCTCGCCGGGAAAATCCAGTTCGGCGTCATCCTGGGCTGGATCGTGGTATCCTCGATCTTCCTCTACGTCGTGTTCAACATGCTCGCCGGGCGCAACGGCAAATTGGATCTCCATACGTGTACGAGCGTTGTCGGATACTGCCTGCTCCCGGTAGTGATCCTATCGGCCGCCTCCCTCTTCCTTCCTCAGGGCAGCTCCGGGCGTTTCATCATAGCTGGGATTTTCGTGCTGTGGGCGACTAGGGCTTGCACGGGCCTGATGGTGGCCCTCGCCGACGGAGAAGAGGAACACCGCGGCCTCATCGC ATTCTTGTTTCTGCTAGCCGATTTCGGTTGTTTGGAAAAATATTAA